In Pseudomonas sp. P5_109, the genomic window CTGATGGCGTCCGGTGGTGAAGGTTACGACGTGGTGTTCGTCTCCTCGCCGTTCGCCGAAGTCCTGCACAAGCAGGGGCTGCTGGCGGACATCGATCCGGTCAAGGTCCCCAACCTGAAAAACCTCTACCCCGAAGCCACGCACCTGGAATATGACCAGGGCAACCGGTTCTCTGTGCCTTACACCTGGGGCACCACCGGCATCTGCTACCGCTCCGACAAGGTGACGCCGGCGCCGCAGAGCTGGAACGAGCTGCTCAATCCGAGCGATGCCCTCAAGGGCAAGGTGACGATGCTGGCCACCGACCGCTGGATGCTCGGCGCCGGTTTCCTCGCCAAGGGCTGGTCGGTCAACGACAGCGACCCTGCGCAAATCGCCGCCGTTCGCGACCAGTTGATTGCCACCAAAAAACGCATTCTGGCCTTCGACGACACCACCTTCTATTCCAAGCTGGCCTCTGGCGAATCACTGATGGCCCACGCCTGGGACGGCTGGTGCAACTACGGCACGCAAGCCAACGCGGCGATCAAGTTCGTGGTGCCCAAGGAAGGTTCCGACCTATGGGTCGACACCATGGTCGTGCTCAAGAGTTCCAAGCACCAGGACGAAGCCTTCAAATTCGTCAACTTCATGCTGGCCAAGGAAAACCACGTCTGGGTCGCTGAAAACATCCTCTACAAAATCCCCAACCAGGCGGCCATGGCCGGGCTGTCCGCAGACCTGCTCAAGCAATACCCCAACCTGACCATCGCCCCGAGCGAGCTGGTGAAGATGGAGCAATTGCGCGACCTCGGCGGCACCACGCAAAAGGCCTACACCCGCGCCGTCACCGAAATCATGGCGGCGCAGAACTAACGCCGCATCGATTCGAGGCATGCCCGGCATGCCTCGCCACGCTCGCAAGCCGCCTCTGTCCTGAGGCGGGAGGATAGGGTTAATGAGTGCTTTGCATGCTGACAGGCGTCTGTCGGCCTGGCTTCTTGCGCCCGGCTTTGGCTGGCTGCTGATGTTCCTGGTGATTCCGTGCCTGCTGGTGCTGGTCTACAGCTTCGTCGAACGCGGTGCCTATGGCGGCATCGACTGGTTGTTCACCTGGGAAAACTACCAGCGCGCATTCGATCCGCTGTACCTGGGCATCCTGCTCAAGTCGGCGAAGATCGCCGGGCTGGCCACGCTGTTCGCGGTGCTGATCGGTTACCCGGCGGCCTATGCGATTGCCCGGGCGCCACGGCGGCGTCAGGCGGTGTATCTGTTTTTGGTGATGCTGCCGTTCTGGAGCAACTACCTGATCCGCACCTACGCCTGGATCGTCCTGCTCAACCGCGAAGGCCTGATCAACCGCCTGCTGCAAGTGTTCGGCTACAGCGGCGAACCCATCAGCCTGCTGTACACCGAATCGTCCGTGGTGCTGGGGCTGGTCTACAACTACATCCCCTTCGTGATCCTGGCGATTTTCTCGTCGCTGTCGCGGATCAACAACGAACTCTGGGACGCCTCCAAAGACCTCGGCGCCTCAGGCTGGATGACCTTTCGCCGGATCATCCTGCCGCTGAGCGTGCCGGGTATCGCGGCGGGCGCGGTGTTTGTCTTCGTGCTGAGCATCGGCAACTTCATCACCGCCGACCTGTTGGGCGGCAAGCAGGTGCAGATGGTCGGCAACCTGATCTACTCGCAATTCCTCACGGCGCGGGACTGGCCGTTCGGCGCGGCGCTGAGCTTCTTCCTGATCGCGATCATGCTGATCCTGTTGTTCATCCAGGCCCTGGTGGCCCGTCGTGCAGAAGGGGCGCGCTCATGAGTCAGCCACGTTCTGTCAGCGCCACCGTGCTCGGTTCGCACCTGGGGCTGGTGTACGCCTTCCTTTATATACCGATCCTGGTGTTGATCCTGCTGTCGTTCAACAAGTCCGGTTTGCCCACCGCCTGGGGCGGCGTCTCGCTGAAATGGTACGCGGCGCTGGCGCACAACACGGCGATCCTGTCGGCGGCGCTCAACACCCTGATCGTTGCCTTGTCGGCGACCTTCATTGCCTGCGTGCTCGGCACCTTCCTGGCGCTGGGCATCGAGTTGCGCCGCAAGGACAACCACAAGGGCCAGGTGGTCGACACCTTGCTGATGGCGCCGATGATCATTCCCGACATCGTGCTGGCGATTGCGCTGCTGAGCTTTTTCAACCTGCTCAAGGTCGGCCTGGGGCTGCACTCGATTATCATCAGCCACGCCGTGTTCAACATCGCCTTCGTCTGCGCGGTGGTGCGCACGCGGCTCAAGCACTTCGACTATTCGATTCTCGAAGCCTCGATCGACCTCGGCGCGGGCTGGTTCACCACCTTGCGCCGGGTGCTGTTGCCGGTGATTTTCCCCGGCGTGCTGGCCGGTGGATTGCTGTCGTTCACCCTGTCGGTGGACGAATTCATCATCGCCTTTTTCAACTCCGGTTCCGGCCAGGCCTCGACCACGTTGCCCATGCAGATCTACGCCATGATCCGCTTCGGCGTCACCCCGGAAATCAATGCTCTGGCGACGCTGGTGATGCTGGTCAGCATCACCGCGCTGCTGGCTTCGCAGCGTCTCAACAAGGCTCCTCGCACCCATGAATAACTCATCCGCGGTACTGATCCTGGATAAGGTCAGCAAGTCTTATGGCAACGGTCTGGCGGTCAACGAGGTGTCGCTGAGCATCCGCGAGAACGAGTTCTTCGCGCTGCTCGGGCCGTCCGGCTGCGGCAAGACCACGCTGTTGCGCATGCTCGCCGGTTTCGAAACCCCCAGCGGTGGCTGCATCTATCTGGACGGCAACGACATCTCGCCGCTGCCGGCGAACAAGCGGCCGCTGAACCTGATGTTCCAGTCCTACGCGCTGTTCCCCAACATGACCGTGCGCAAGAACATTGCCTACGGCCTGGAGATGGAGCGCCTGCCGGAGAGCGAAATCCGCCGGCGGGTCGATGAAGTGCTGAGCACCGCGCAGCTGGGTGAACTGGCCGAACGCAAGCCCGATCAACTCTCCGGCGGCCAGCGTCAGCGGGTGGCGCTGGCCCGGGCCCTGGTCAAGCGACCACGGGTGTTGCTGCTCGACGAACCCTTGGGCGCCCTCGACAAGAAGCTGCGGGAAAAGATGCAGCTGGAACTCAAGCGCCTGCAACACGAGAGCGGCATCACCTTCATCATCGTCACCCACGACCAGGAAGAAGCCCTGGTGATGTCCGACCGCATGGCCGTGCTCGACGGCGGCAAGGTCTGCCAGTGCGGCAGCCCGACCGAGCTCTACGAAAACCCCAACAGCCGTTTTGTCGCCAACTTCATCGGCGTCAGCAACCTGCTCGAAGGCGTGCGCACCGGTCAACACTCGGTGCGGGTCAACGGCCAGGAACTGAGCGTGGAAACCGACGCGCCGCTGGTGAGCGGCCAGGCCGTTGCCGTGGTGGTGCGCCCCGAGCGCCTGCAAGTGCTGACGGAGCAGGGCGGCGAATGCGCCAATCAGGTCAGCGGCAAGATCGTCGAAGTCGCCTACCACGGCCTCGACACCAACCTGCACGTGCAGACTCCGCTCAGCGACAAACCGCTGATCGTGCGCGTGCCGTCCTCACAGTTCGAATTCGCCCATTTTGCAATCGACACGACCATCCGGCTGGGCTGGCAGGCCCGGCATGCCCGCGTATTGACACGCTGAACAATAAAAAGACCAGGCAGGAGCAGCACTCGATGAAACAGAAAGTGATCGCATTCTTTCCGGAAGCCGCCTACGGCCCGGCGCTGAACTCAGTGGGTATCGCCCAGGCCTGTGAAGCCCTGGGCCACAAGGCGGTGTTCCTCACCGACCCGGGCATGAGCGGTGTGTACGCCGGTTATGGTTTCGAAGAGCACATGGTCAACATGTCGGCGCCGATGCCGGCCGAGGAGATGGCCCGCTACTGGGTGGATTTCATCAACGGCCACATCCCGAACTTCCGCAAGTCGCCGCTCGAGCAGATCGACAACTACGTCAAGGAATGCTGGGCGGCCATTGTCGAAACCGCAAAGTGGGCACAAAAGGACCTGCCGGCGGTGCTGGACAAGGTCAAGCCCGACCTGATCTGCGTCGACAACGTGATCCTGTTTCCGGCGATCAAGCAGTACGGCAAGCCGTGGGTGCGGATCATTTCCTGCTCGGAAAACGAGATCGAAGACCCGGATATCCCGCCGCACCTGTCGGGCATGAGCATCGACGACAAGGCCGGCCACGCGCAATTCCGCCAGCGCTTTGAGGAAGTGGTCGGGCCGATCCACGAGGACTTCAACCAGTTCCTCCAGGCCCATGGCGAGCAGCCGTATCCGCTGGGCACGTTCTTTGAAACCTCGCCGTTCATGAACTTGCTGCTGTACCCGGATGCGGTCAAGTTCGACCGCCGCCATCCGTTGCCGGCCGAGCGTTTCCATTACCTGCAAGGCTGCGTGCGCCACGACACGCCGTACGAGATTCCGCGGTTCCGTGCGAACAACGACAAGCCGCTGCTGTACGCCAGCTTCGGCAGCCTCGGTTCCGGCGATGTCGAGCTGCTCAAGCGCCTGATCGAGGCGGTGGGCAAGCTGCCGTACCGGGCGCTGTTCAACGTCGGCGAGCACCTGGATGAGTACCCGGACCTGCCGGACAACGTGCAGATTTCCAACTGGTTCCCGCAGCCGTCGGTGATTGCCCAGGTCGACGCGGTGATCCACCACGGCGGCAACAACAGCTTCACCGAGTGCCTGTTCTTCGGCAAACCGGCGATCGTCATGTCCTACGTCTGGGACGGCCACGACAACGCCATGCGCGCTGAAGAAAGCGGCCACGGCTTCAAGCTCGACCGTTATGAGTGGAGCGAAGAACAGCTCGCAGAAAAACTCCACGCGTGCCTCAACGACGAGGCGATGCGCCAACGCCTGCAGCGCACCAGCGTGCAGATGCAATCCCGCAAGGGGCCGCAAGACGCGGCCGCGATTCTCGACAAGGTGCTCAACGATGCCTGATTCATCCACCACGGCGGGTATCACGCCGTACCTCGAAGCCGTCAGCAGCCGCACCGACCTGGTGGACTGGGGCGTGCAGAGCGACGCCGTCGAAGGCGTCTCGCATTCCAGCGGGCGCTTGCTGTTCAAGGGGCCGAACAACAGTCCTGAAACCGGATTGTGGGTGTGTACCCCTGGGCGCTGGCGGCTGTCGATTCCCCGGGACGAGTTGTGCCATTTCATCGCCGGGCACGCGACCTACCGCCATGACAACGGCGAAGTGATCGAGGTGCGCCCCAACACCCTGGTGCTGTTCCCGGCCGGATGGACGGGTGAATGCGACGTCCGCGAAACCCTGCGCAACGTTTACATGCTGGCCTGAACTTTGTAGGAGCCGACTTGCTGGCGATGGCGGTACGTCGGGCGACATATGTGTCGACAGTCCCGGCGCTATCGCCAGCAAGCCGGCTCCTACAGGTCCGAGAATGACAATTTACTGGAGAAAATAAATGACTACCCCGTTTCTGTACGACCCGCTGAGCATCACCGACGTCAAGGATTGGGGCGTGATCCCGACCATGCTTGAAGGCGAATCCCGTGTTTCCGGCGTGGTGCTGCACAAAGGCCCCGAAGGCCAGTCCGAATGCGGCATCTGGATCTGCACCCCCGGCAAGTGGTTCTGCCACGTCACCAGCGACGAGTTCTGCCACTTCCTCGAAGGTCGCTGCACTTACGTCCACGAGTCCGGTGAAGTGATCGAGATCAAGCCAGACACCGCCGCCTTCTTCCGCAAGGACTGGAAAGGCGTGTGTACCGTCCACGAGACCGTGAAAAAGGTCTACATGATCCGGTGACTGCCATGACAGATGCACTGGCGCAATTGCCAACCCGTGAGGACCAGCGCGCCGCCTTCCTGGCCCGCGCCGGTTTTGCCGGGGCCTTGCTGGTCGCCTTGCCGGCGGATGCTTCGACCCGGCGTTATTTCCGCCTGGACGGTGCCGGCCTGTTGCTGATGGATTCGCCGCCACACAGCGAACCCATCGGCCCGTTCGTGCGGATCGCCCGGCAGTTGCAGGGGCTGGGCCTGTCCGCGCCGGCCTTGCTGGAAGTGGACGAGGTGGCGGGGCTGGCGCTGATCGAGGATTTTGGTCACGACACCTACACCCGGCTGCTGCTGGCCGGGCATTCGGAGTCGGCGTTGTATCACCTGGCGGTCGATACGCTGGTGGCGTTGCATCGCGCAGCGCCCGCCGCGGAGCTGGCGCCTTACGACGAGCAGCGACTGGCGGCCGAGTACGCACTCTTTATTGATTGGTACGTGCCGCTGTTGATCGGCAAAGAGGCGGCACTGGCCCTGCGCGATGAGTATCTGGCGCTGTTCGCCGTTGCCTGCCTCGACGTCTCAAAACGTCGCGAAGCCCTGGTGCTGCGCGACTTTCATGTCGACAACCTGATGCTGCTGCAAGGCCGCGAAGGCGTCGCGGCCTGCGGCTTGCTGGATTTCCAGGACGCGCTGGCCGGGGCGGCGGCCTATGACTTGATGTCACTGCTCGAAGACGCCCGTCGTGATGTGCCGGAGGCGCTGCGGGTGGCCCTGATCAGCCATTACCTGTTGCAGCGCCCGGAGCTGGATGCGCCGGGTTTTCTCGAAGATTACCGGCGCCTGGCTGCCCAGCGTCACGCCAAGGTGCTGGGGATTTTCGTGCGCCTGGCCGGCCGGGACGGCAAGCACGGTTACCTGGCGCACTTGCCGCGCACCCTCGGTCTGTTTATCCGCGCCCTGGACGCCGAGGCCTTTGCGCCGCTGCGCCAGTGGCTTGACCGGCACGTGCCGGGCTGGCGTGCGGAACTGCCCGCCGAGACCCTGGCGACATTGCGTGAAACCCCTTATCGATTGGTTCAAGGATCATCCCATGGCCACGTTCAACACTGACATTGCATTGCGCTTCATCAATTCCGAGTTCCTGCCGCTGACCGATGGCCGCGTGCGCGAGGTGCTCGACCCGGCGACCCTGCAAGCGGTCGGGCAAGTCGGCGTGTGTGGCGATACCGATGTGCAAGCTGCCATCGACGCCGCCGCCGCCGCGCAAAAACAATGGCGCGTAGTGGATGCCAAAAGCCGCGCCGCGCGCCTGCATCAACTGGCCAATGCCATCGAACAGAACCTTGCCTGCAACCGTGAAGTGGCGCGCCTGATGACCCTGGAAATGGGCAAGCCGTTTCCCGAGGCCATGGGCGAGTTAGCCAACTGTGCGCCGATCTTTCGCTACTACGCGGAAATGGCCCGGGACGATGCCGGCAAGGTCGCCGGTACCACGCAGATCGGTTCCTTCCAGCATGTGCGCTACGAGCCCTATGGCGTCAGCGTGCACATCATGCCGTTCAATTTTCCGATCCTGCTGATGTGCTGGACGGTCGCCGCGTCGCTGGCGGCGGGCAATGCCTGCATCATCAAGCCGGCGGAAGCCACGACCCTGTGCACCCTCAAGTTCATGGAGCATTTCACCGCGCTGTTGCCGGGGCTGGTGTCCTGTGTGCCAGGCGATGCAGTCACCGCGCAGTTGCTGGTGCAGTCGGCGCAGACTCACGCGGTGGCCTTCACCGGCAGTGTCGCGGCGGGTAAAGCCGTGGCCGTGGCCTGCGCCGAACGGATGAAACCTTGTGTGATCGAGGCTGGTGGCAGCGATCCGCTGATCATCTCCAGGCACGCACCACTGGATGTCGCGGCGGCGGGTGCGGTGACGGCTGCGTTCCACCTCAGCGGGCAGATCTGCACGTCGGCCGAGCGCTTCTATGTCGTCGACGAGGTCCATGACGAATTTGTCGCCAGGTTCGCCGAGCGTGCCCGTGCCTTGCGCATCGGTCATGGCCTGGAGCGCTCGGAGATCGGGCCGATGGTCAGCGAGGCGGCGCGCAACAAGGTCATGCGCCTGGTCGACGACGCCGTGGCCAAGGGCGCGAAAGTGGTGTGTGGCGGACGGATTCCACCCGGGCACAACGTCGGCTGGTTCTATGAACCGACCATCCTCACCGGCGTGACCGGCGACATGGCGATTCTTCAGGAAGAGTGCTTCGGCCCGGTGGCGGCGATCTGCCGTGTCAGCGATTTCGACGAGGCGGTGCGGTTGGCCAATGACTCGCCGTTCGGCCTTGGCGCCTCGCTGTTTTCCACCGATCTGGCCGAAGCCATGGAGGCTGCCGAGCGTCTGGAAGCGGGGATGGTCTGGGTCAACAATCCGCTGATCGACAACGATGCGTTGCCGTTCGGTGGCTGGAAAATGTCCGGCCTTGGGCGCGAGCTCGGGCGTCAGGGGCTGGAAGCGTTTCGCCGCTCGAAAATGGTCATCATCGACCACCAGCCGAAAATCCAGGACTGGTGGTATCCGTATGCCGACGACGTTTTCTATCGCGATCCGGCCTGAAGCCGGGATGCACACAGGAGGATCGCGATGAGTGACAACATTGACTGGCCGACGCTGGCGGTGATTCTGGCGGCCGGGCAGGGCACGCGCATGCGTTCGCCGTTGCCCAAGGTCTTGCACCCGGTGGGCAGCCGGCCGCTGCTCGGCCATGTGCTGGCGGCGGTGGAGGCGGCGGGCATCGAGCAGCGAGCGGTGGTGTTGGGTGCCGGCGGCCATCTGGTGGCCGAGTACCTGGATCAGGTTGCACCGACGGCACGGGTGTTTACCCAGCACGAGCAACTGGGCACGGCCCATGCGTTGCTGGCGGCACGGCCGGCACTGGAGGCTCACGAGCAGGGTTGTGTGCTGGTGCTGTTCGGCGATTCGCCGTTGATCACCGCGCAGACCTTGAACCGTTTGCGTCGGGCACTGATCGACGGCGCAGCGGTGGCGGTGGCGGGATTCCACACACAGCATCCGGGCCCTTACGGGCGCCTGCTGGTGGAGCGGGGGCGTTTACTGGCCATCCGCGAAGCCAAGGACGCCAGCCCGCAGGAGCTGGACATCAACTTCTGCAACGGCGGCGTCATGGGCCTGCGCGCCGACACCTGCCTGTGGTTGCTCGATCGCATCGGCAACCGCAACGTCCAGGGCGAGTACTACCTCACCGATGCGGTGGCGGTGGCCAACGAGGCGGGGCTGACCGTGACTGCCGTGGAAGTGGAGGAAGCCGACGTGCTCGGGGTCAATGACCGCGAGCAATTGCAGGCCGCCGAACAGCTGTACCAGCAGCGTCGGCAGCGCAGGATCAAGGAGTGTCCCTTGGGTGACTACCAACGGTTGTACATCGGCGGGGAGTGGGTCAGCCCGGTTCAACGCGGTGTTTTCGACACGCTCGATCCGAGTGACGAGTTGGTGCTGGCGCGGGTTGCCTCGGCGACAGCAGAGGATATCGACTTGGCGGTGACAGCGGCGCGCATTGCGTTTGATGAGGGTGACTGGCCCCGTTGGTCCGGCGCGCAACGGGCACAGGTGCTGAGAAAGATCGCCGAGGGCATTCGTGTCCGTCAGGACGAATTGGCCGCCATCGAAGTGCGCGACAACGGCAAGCCGCTGCCGGAAGCGCTTTGGGACATCGCCGATACTGCCGGGTGCTTCGACTTCTATGCGGGGCTTGCCGAGCAGTCGGATCAACACAGTGAACGGTCGATCGAGGTGCCGGATGCGCGGTTCACCTCATCGGTGATCAAGGAACCGGTGGGTGTGGTCGCCGCGATCATCCCGTGGAATTTCCCGATGCTGATGGCCTCGTGGAAAGTTGCTCCGGCACTCGCGGCCGGTTGCACCGTTGTGCTCAAGCCCTCCGAACTGACGCCGCTGACAGCCCTCGAACTGGCCGGCATTGCTGACAGGGCAGGGCTGCCGGCCGGGGTGCTGAATGTGGTCACGGGCTTGGGTCGCGAGGCGGGAGCGCCGCTGGCCGAACACCCGGATGTCGACAAGATCGCCTTCACCGGCAGCGTGCCGACCGGGCGCAAGATCATGCAGGCCGCCGCCAGCGAGATTAAAAACATCAGCCTGGAACTGGGCGGCAAATCGCCCTTCGTGATCTTTGCCGACAGTGATCTTGAGGCGGCGGTGGAATGGATTCTGTTCGGCATCTTCTGGAACCAGGGCCAGGTCTGTTCAGCCACTTCGCGGGTGCTGGTGGAACGCGGGTTGTACCCGGCGCTGCTGGAACGCCTGATTGTCGCGACCGAGCAGATCCGGATTGGCCAGGGTTTCGAAACGGGTGTGAAACTCGGGCCGCTGGTCAGCCAGGGGCAACTGGACAAGGTGCTGGCGGCCATTGCCGCCGGCCAGGCCGAGGGTGCGCGACTGGTTTCGGGCGGTGTGCGGCCGGGTTATCTGGAAAAGGGTTATTACCTGACGCCGGCGATTTTCGCCGATGTTCCCGAAGACAGCGCTTTGTGGCGTGAGGAGATTTTCGGACCGGTCGTGTGCCTGCGCGCCTTCGACACGGAAGCCGAAGCGCTGCACCAGGCCAATGACTCACCGTTCGGCCTGGCGGCGGCGGTCATGTCCCGGGATATCCCGCGCTGCGAACGGGTCGCTCGCGGCTTTCGCGCCGGCATTGTCTGGGTCAACTGCTCGCAGCCGACCTTCGTCGAAGCGCCGTGGGGCGGTTACAAGCAGAGCGGGATCGGTCGTGAGCTGGGCGAGTGGGGCTACAACAACTACCTGGAAACCAAGCAGATCACCCGCTACAACGGCGAACCTTGGGGGTGGTATCTGAAGTGAGCGCCAAACCGGCCGACCTCGAAACAGGGGGGGGGGCGTCACTCTATTTTCAGCGTGGACGCGGTTCCTTGTAGGAGCTGGCTTGCCAGCGATGGTGGTTAACGATGACGCGTGTGACCTGGATAAACGCGGCGCACTAGAGCCCATCGCCAGCAAGCCGGCTCCTACAGTTTGGTGTTCAAATCATTTCGACTCGGACGCGGTCTTTTGTAGGAGCTGGCTTGCCAGCGATGGTGGTTAACGATGACGCGTACAAACTGGATAAACGCGGCGCATTGGAGCCCATCGCCAGCAAGCCGGCTCCTACAGATTGGTGTTCACATCATTTCGACTCGTACGCGGTCCCCCTCGTACGAACTGGATAAACGCGGCGCATTGGAGTCCATCGCCAGCAAGCCGGCTCCTACGGTTTGGTGTTCACATCATTTCGACTCGGACGCGGTCCCTTGTAGGCGCTGTCTTGCCAGCGATGGTCGTTAACGATGACGCGTACAAACTGGATAAACGCGGCGCATTGGAGCCCATCGCCAGCAAGCCGGCTCCTACAGATTGGTGTTCACATCATTTCGACTCGTACGCGGTCCCCCTCGTACGAACTGGATAAACGCAGCGCACTGGAGTCCATCGCCAGCAAGCCGGCTCCTACAGTTTGGCGTTCACATCATTTCGACCAGGACGCGGTCCCTTGTAGGAGCTGGCTTGCCAGCGATGGTCGTCAACGATGACGCGCATGAACCGGACAACCGCGGCGTACTAGAGTCCATCGCCAGCAAGCCGGCTCCTACGGTTTCCCGGGATTGCGTGAAGAACCAATTTTTTCCTGATTTGTGCGCCAATGGAACTGAAAACCATTCTGACACTCGAAGTCTTTACGGGCGAAGCGGGTGTCGTAATGGTGACGCATTCGCAATGAGCGCCCTGCATGGCTGTAAAGTCGGGAGGGTGGCATGGAAGATCGCGCGATGTTCAAGTTCGTTGCAGGTTACCTGCTCGTATGCGCACTGCTGGCATGGGCGGTGGCCCAGGCGTCTCCGTGGATTGCCTCGCACCTGCTGCTGAGCTGGATTCTCTAGCGCCGCAAAACCCCTCGACGCCACATTCGAAAATTCCCCCTGCCTCTGCCCGCTAGCTTGCACCGTAAAGTTGCTGTCTTCTGTTTGCCCCACGTTCTCTGAACTCCGAAAAAGAACTCGAAAACCGAGCTTTTTGACGTGTTCAACGCCGGTGCCTCCGTGACCGACGGCAAGTACAAGGACTTCGTCACCTGCGACGGTCGTGACATGAGCGGCGAGGACTTCCTCTTTTCGCCCAAGTACAGCTTGCCAGCGATGGTAAACCGGATAAACGCGGCGTACTGGAGTACATCGCCGGCAAGCCGGCTCCTACAGGTATTGCGTGTCTCGACCGGTACGCGGTCCCTGGTAGGAGCTGGCTTGCCAGCGATGGTCGTCAACGATAACGCGTATAAACCGGATAAACGCGGCGCACTGGAGTCCATCGCCAGCAAGCCAGCTCTTACGGGTATTGCGTGTTTCGACCAGGACGCGGTCCCTTGTAGGAGCTGCGATGCGGCATCAGGCCGGTTCGCTGAACCGGCAACTGACCCAATTCAAGGATTGAGTCAGTTGCCGACGCTGCCGTATCAGTGGAACGGAAAGATGTAGTTCATCCAGGCGGCCATGCGCAGGAGGATCTTGCGCATCATCGCGATGTGATGGAAATGCTGGCTGTACAGCGCCGCC contains:
- a CDS encoding spermidine/putrescine ABC transporter substrate-binding protein; amino-acid sequence: MSKLNDLLCAGLAVSLAIASQAASAKDMVISIWDGYMAPDALEKFKAASGVDVDKALHATNEEIMGKLMASGGEGYDVVFVSSPFAEVLHKQGLLADIDPVKVPNLKNLYPEATHLEYDQGNRFSVPYTWGTTGICYRSDKVTPAPQSWNELLNPSDALKGKVTMLATDRWMLGAGFLAKGWSVNDSDPAQIAAVRDQLIATKKRILAFDDTTFYSKLASGESLMAHAWDGWCNYGTQANAAIKFVVPKEGSDLWVDTMVVLKSSKHQDEAFKFVNFMLAKENHVWVAENILYKIPNQAAMAGLSADLLKQYPNLTIAPSELVKMEQLRDLGGTTQKAYTRAVTEIMAAQN
- a CDS encoding ABC transporter permease, giving the protein MSALHADRRLSAWLLAPGFGWLLMFLVIPCLLVLVYSFVERGAYGGIDWLFTWENYQRAFDPLYLGILLKSAKIAGLATLFAVLIGYPAAYAIARAPRRRQAVYLFLVMLPFWSNYLIRTYAWIVLLNREGLINRLLQVFGYSGEPISLLYTESSVVLGLVYNYIPFVILAIFSSLSRINNELWDASKDLGASGWMTFRRIILPLSVPGIAAGAVFVFVLSIGNFITADLLGGKQVQMVGNLIYSQFLTARDWPFGAALSFFLIAIMLILLFIQALVARRAEGARS
- a CDS encoding ABC transporter permease; the encoded protein is MSQPRSVSATVLGSHLGLVYAFLYIPILVLILLSFNKSGLPTAWGGVSLKWYAALAHNTAILSAALNTLIVALSATFIACVLGTFLALGIELRRKDNHKGQVVDTLLMAPMIIPDIVLAIALLSFFNLLKVGLGLHSIIISHAVFNIAFVCAVVRTRLKHFDYSILEASIDLGAGWFTTLRRVLLPVIFPGVLAGGLLSFTLSVDEFIIAFFNSGSGQASTTLPMQIYAMIRFGVTPEINALATLVMLVSITALLASQRLNKAPRTHE
- a CDS encoding ABC transporter ATP-binding protein, producing the protein MNNSSAVLILDKVSKSYGNGLAVNEVSLSIRENEFFALLGPSGCGKTTLLRMLAGFETPSGGCIYLDGNDISPLPANKRPLNLMFQSYALFPNMTVRKNIAYGLEMERLPESEIRRRVDEVLSTAQLGELAERKPDQLSGGQRQRVALARALVKRPRVLLLDEPLGALDKKLREKMQLELKRLQHESGITFIIVTHDQEEALVMSDRMAVLDGGKVCQCGSPTELYENPNSRFVANFIGVSNLLEGVRTGQHSVRVNGQELSVETDAPLVSGQAVAVVVRPERLQVLTEQGGECANQVSGKIVEVAYHGLDTNLHVQTPLSDKPLIVRVPSSQFEFAHFAIDTTIRLGWQARHARVLTR
- a CDS encoding glycosyltransferase, which produces MKQKVIAFFPEAAYGPALNSVGIAQACEALGHKAVFLTDPGMSGVYAGYGFEEHMVNMSAPMPAEEMARYWVDFINGHIPNFRKSPLEQIDNYVKECWAAIVETAKWAQKDLPAVLDKVKPDLICVDNVILFPAIKQYGKPWVRIISCSENEIEDPDIPPHLSGMSIDDKAGHAQFRQRFEEVVGPIHEDFNQFLQAHGEQPYPLGTFFETSPFMNLLLYPDAVKFDRRHPLPAERFHYLQGCVRHDTPYEIPRFRANNDKPLLYASFGSLGSGDVELLKRLIEAVGKLPYRALFNVGEHLDEYPDLPDNVQISNWFPQPSVIAQVDAVIHHGGNNSFTECLFFGKPAIVMSYVWDGHDNAMRAEESGHGFKLDRYEWSEEQLAEKLHACLNDEAMRQRLQRTSVQMQSRKGPQDAAAILDKVLNDA
- a CDS encoding cupin domain-containing protein → MPDSSTTAGITPYLEAVSSRTDLVDWGVQSDAVEGVSHSSGRLLFKGPNNSPETGLWVCTPGRWRLSIPRDELCHFIAGHATYRHDNGEVIEVRPNTLVLFPAGWTGECDVRETLRNVYMLA
- a CDS encoding cupin domain-containing protein, which encodes MTTPFLYDPLSITDVKDWGVIPTMLEGESRVSGVVLHKGPEGQSECGIWICTPGKWFCHVTSDEFCHFLEGRCTYVHESGEVIEIKPDTAAFFRKDWKGVCTVHETVKKVYMIR
- a CDS encoding aminoglycoside phosphotransferase family protein encodes the protein MTDALAQLPTREDQRAAFLARAGFAGALLVALPADASTRRYFRLDGAGLLLMDSPPHSEPIGPFVRIARQLQGLGLSAPALLEVDEVAGLALIEDFGHDTYTRLLLAGHSESALYHLAVDTLVALHRAAPAAELAPYDEQRLAAEYALFIDWYVPLLIGKEAALALRDEYLALFAVACLDVSKRREALVLRDFHVDNLMLLQGREGVAACGLLDFQDALAGAAAYDLMSLLEDARRDVPEALRVALISHYLLQRPELDAPGFLEDYRRLAAQRHAKVLGIFVRLAGRDGKHGYLAHLPRTLGLFIRALDAEAFAPLRQWLDRHVPGWRAELPAETLATLRETPYRLVQGSSHGHVQH
- a CDS encoding aldehyde dehydrogenase family protein produces the protein MATFNTDIALRFINSEFLPLTDGRVREVLDPATLQAVGQVGVCGDTDVQAAIDAAAAAQKQWRVVDAKSRAARLHQLANAIEQNLACNREVARLMTLEMGKPFPEAMGELANCAPIFRYYAEMARDDAGKVAGTTQIGSFQHVRYEPYGVSVHIMPFNFPILLMCWTVAASLAAGNACIIKPAEATTLCTLKFMEHFTALLPGLVSCVPGDAVTAQLLVQSAQTHAVAFTGSVAAGKAVAVACAERMKPCVIEAGGSDPLIISRHAPLDVAAAGAVTAAFHLSGQICTSAERFYVVDEVHDEFVARFAERARALRIGHGLERSEIGPMVSEAARNKVMRLVDDAVAKGAKVVCGGRIPPGHNVGWFYEPTILTGVTGDMAILQEECFGPVAAICRVSDFDEAVRLANDSPFGLGASLFSTDLAEAMEAAERLEAGMVWVNNPLIDNDALPFGGWKMSGLGRELGRQGLEAFRRSKMVIIDHQPKIQDWWYPYADDVFYRDPA